GGATCTCTCATAAAAAATTCAATCGCTCCTGTTAATTTATTTATTAATAAATAATGAAAGCCTGGTTCAGAATGTATTGGTATATAATTTTCTATTTTTGGATATATTTCCAACAAATTTTTAATTCTTTCTATTTCTTCTTTGTCATCTTCAATTTGAGATTCAAAATCTTTTATATCTTCACTTTCTTCGCTTTCTTCTATATAATCTTCCATCATTTCAATATCATCTTCATAATCTTCCAACGTATCTTCTAATCTTTCAATATAAAAAATTATATCATTATATATTGTTTCTATTCTATCATTTGAAATAGAAAAATATGAAGCCAAAATTGTATTTTCTTCCCCCATAGAATCTTTATACACATCTGTCATATATTTTTTATCTACTTTATAATAAACATTGTCTTTAAAAAATATCTTTTCATACTCTTCAAATAATTCCCTATATTTCATTGGATGCTTTCTAAAAAATATTTCTGTAAAATATTTGCTTTTTTCTATTCTCTTTTTACATCTTTCATAATCTAATATTTCATCTAAATTTCTCTTGCTCACTTTCTAACTTTACTCCTTTTTCTATATTTCAAAGAACTTGGGAATTAAATCCCAAATTCTCTAATTTTTCTTTATTCTTCATTTTCCGCTTCCACTGCGTCCTCTATCGCTTTTCTTACTTCCCTCGCTTGAATAAGATCTTGATAATTTTTCCCTTCATCATCTTTTACATATAGATTTTCTATAAATTCATCAAAACTTCCTGCTATTTCAAACGTTCCCACATAGTCATCTTTTGCAAAATAGTCTATTCCTCCTGTTGTTTTATTAAATAGAAGAATAGCATAGTCGTAACTTGTTAATGGAATATAATTTTCTACATTTAATGGTGAAGCTAACAAAATATCTTGTAAACTCAAAATTTTTTCTTCAGCATTTTCTATTTCTCTATAAGCACTCTGAATTTCTTCTTTATTTATTTCTTTTCTTTCAATTTCTTTTTTTAATGTTTCTATTCTATCTTCATGATTTCTTGCTTCTTCATCAATTTCTTCTATAAAATCAATAATTTCATTATAGTTTTCTTCTATTAAATCATTTTCCAAATCTAATGAATACGGATAAAAAAAATTATCTTTCCCTTTTTGTCCACCTACACATAAAACATACTCTTTGGTTACATATTTTTTATCTATTCTACATACAACATTATCTAAAAATGGTACCCACTCATATTTTTCTAATAATTCTCTATATTTCACTGGATACTTTTCAAAAAATATTTCTGTAAAATATTTGCTTTTTTTCGTTCTTTTTTCACAATCTTCATAATTTATTATTTCTTTTAAATTTTTCATTTTATTTCCTCCTAAAATAATGTTAATCATAAATTGCAATATTAAATGCAACGTTTTTTAGATTTCTTTTAATTTAATTTCTTGAATATTATTAAATGTTCCCTTTATTCCGCCTACTATTCGAAAATTAGCCTGACTTATTCTGCCTGTTTTTAAATTTAATTCTATTATTCCATTACCCTCTAAAAATAAATTTTCTCTTTGATATTCTATTCCTAAAGTTTCAAATACTTCCATAGCCTTTATCTCAGGAACATTATATTCATCTAAACTTACATTTATTTCAATAAAATTACTATTTTAATTACTTTTAGCTTGTTTGTATTCTAAAATAATTGGCATATTAAAATCTAATATAAAATTTTCTTTTAATTTTTTTACTACTGCATTTTCCCTTAAATAATAACCTCCAAAAAATACATCATATATTAAGGGCTGTGTTACAAATTCCAATAATCTACTGTCCTCTTCAATTTTTAGAGTAATCTCATTTTTCATATTTGCTAGTAATTCAGATTCACTAACTACTTTTTCTGGAAACAACTTTTCTCTATTATCTTCCCATTTTTTCAAAATATGTTCTTTATTTGATACTTTTAATGCTTCTCCGTATTTATCTGTATGCATTTCTATTTCTTCAGTTAAAAAATATAGACTTAATGCTAATTTTTGAAGAGGTTTTAACTCATTTACTGCTACCCTTGTATCTATAATATCGATAAATATATTATACTCCATATCAGGCAATTCTTTAACACTTTGTTCAATTATATTTTTTATCTGCATCTTTTCTTCATCATCATATATTTTTATTTTTGAAGTTGATAAAATTTCATATTTTTTTTATCAAAATTTCTTATTTTTCCTATCATATTCCCTCCATTCCTTAAAAATTTTCTTCACTTATTAATTCATCTTCATGAAACTTTTGCTTTAATATTAAATTTCCTAGTTCATCATAATATTCTGTAAATCCTTCCAGTTTATCATTCAGGTATCTTTCTATGCTTTCGATTGTCTTTCCATCATCATTATAAATTATAAAATCTCCATTCATTTTTCCATTTATATAATCTATTTTTTGATATTTTAAATCATTATCATAATCTGTGTAAATTATTTTTTCACCATCCAATTTCCCAGATTTATAATTTTCTATCTGAAACACTTTGCCTATATTAAAATATGTTACACGCTCTCCTTCCAGTTTATTATTCCTATAAATTTCCTCCAGTTTTTTCTGACCATTTTCAAAATAATAATATGTTTTCCCCTCTTTTTTACCATTTTTCCATCTAGATTCATATTCTATATTCCCGTTTTTATAGTATCCAAATATTTCTCCATTTAATTCATTATTATAATAATTTTCTTCAATCTCTAATTTCGCATCTTCATAGTATGATAACCATTTCCCTTCTTTTTTTCCATCTACAAAATTTCCTGTTATTTTTATATTACCATTTTTATAATAGAGAAAGTAATCTCCTACAGTCTTATCTTGTACCCTTTTATATTTTGCCTGTAATTCTCCAGTTTCATAATATGAAACAACTTCTCCATCTTCCATACCATCTTTAAAATTTGTAAGTAAGGAAATTGCATTATTTTCATATCTTAAAATATATTCCCCTTCTCTTTTATCCTCTTTATAACTACCTTCTGATTCAACAACTCCATTTTCATAATACCAGTACCAATATCCTGTTTTTTTATTATCTAAAAATTGTCCTTTCAATATTAATTTTCCATCTTTAGAATATTCTTCCGCTCGTCCATTCAGCTTCCCTTTTTTATATTCATTAAACCCTCTTAATTCGCCATTTTCAAAATAATAAGCCCATTTGCCTTCTCTAAGTCCATCAATTATCGTACCTCGTATTGACAATTCATTTCCAGGCCCATAAGTTTCTATTTCTCCTGTAAACCTTTCACCATCTTTTGTTATAACCTCAACATCATCTATAATATCAATATTAAAATAGTCATAAAACTTATCATTTTCATCTAATCTTACTATATTCATACTTAACTCCTAATCCTCCAAAGGCTGCTCCCCATAAAAATAACTCTCCTCTATTTCCTTTTCCTTTCTTTCTATTTCCTCCTCATCTATCTCTATCATATCCAAAAACTTGTCATAGCTATCCGCCAAATGTATAAATCTTCTATTCCCTATTTCATCATGCACATAATATGTTATTTTTGGCTCTTTTAAAGTTGTATTTAGTTTACCTCTGTAATCTAGACACGCATAATCTCCATTTCCATATAATGCTATTGCTATCAGCTTCTTGGGATAAGGTTTATGTTCCTCTAAAAATATTTCATATGTTTCCTTTACATCCTTTAAGTCTATGTACATTCCTGTATCATATTCCATAACGCCTCTCGGAACTTTTATCTTCCATTTTTTTGGATAGAGTCTCACTCCTTCCTCCCTTGCTCTGTTTAACATATTTTCATAATTTTCTGGAAATTTTATTCCTAGTTCTTCTTCAAATTTTTTTATTTCATTTTCCGTCGCTGTTTCCCTAAATATATAAAAAACTTCTTCTTTCTCCACTTTTTCATCCGTTATGTACATATATTCAAATAAATCTTTCAAACTATGAACGTTTTCTAATTTTTCTTTTTTTACAGTTCCTTCCACAATTTCTTTTTTCAATATTTCTATACCATCTTTTTCCACTACTTCTTCATATATTATTAAACAAAATTCTGCTTCTTCTTCATTTTTAGTAAAATCATAACATATTTCGTATTGTTTATAATAAATCAACACAGTTTCTTCTATCTTTGTATTCACTTTTTCTCTTCCAGATAATATATAAACTATTTTTTGTGAAGGAAAATAAGTTTCTATTAATGATAAAAAAAATTTAGTATTCATTTCTAAAAAATCAATATTAAAATTTGAAAAATCTACTTTAAATTCTTCTCTTTCAATCCTAAAAACTATATTCACAGATCTAGCATTATTGTATGCTTTTATATATTTTTTATCTGCCATCGGAAATTTGACCTTTAATTTTTTCTCTACTTCATTTAACATTTTGCCATCTATCTTAATAATATTTTCCCAAATTGCTTTATCCCAATTTTCCAATAATTTCTCCATCCTACACCTCTCTTTCCCTTTTAATCATCCTCCAAAGGCTGCTCTCCATAAAAATAACTCTCCTTAATCTCCTTCTCCCTTTCCGCTATTTCTTCCTCATCTATTTCTATCATATCCAAAAACTCATCATAACTATCTGCCAAATGTATAAATCTTCTGTTTCCTATTTCATCATGTACGTAATATGTTATTTTGGGCTCTTTTAAAGTTGTGTTTAGTTTACCTCTGTAATCTAGGCAGATGTAATCTCCTCCGCCACATTCCCTTATTGGTATTAATTTTTTAGGATACGGCTTATGATATTTTAAAAATATATTATAATTTTCCTTTATATCCTTCAATGATATATAATTTCCTGTATCAACAACATTTTCTGGAACTTTTTTTTTTAAATATTGTTGAATAATATTCTATTGATCTTTCTCTTGCATAATTTAATAAATCTAAATATTTTTTAGGAAATTTTAATCCTATTTCTTTTTGGAATTCTTCAATTTCTTCTTTAGTTGCATTTTCTTTAAATTCCCATGTTATTTTTTCTATATCTATTTTTTTATTTTCAATATACATATATTTAAATAAATCTAGAATTTTTTTTCCTATCTTCTCTTCAATAATTGATCCATCTAATAACTTAGAAGTTGTCTTAAAATTTGGCATTTTTATTTTTTGTTCATATGTATAACATACACATATTATATCTGGATTTTTTGGACTAGTTGTAAAATCATACATAAATGTACAATCTTTTACATCTTCATATATCTCATATTGGTATTCTTTTTCAAATTCATGATTTTCTCTTCTATTTTCAAAAATTAATCCCGTTATCAAAGGAATTAATTTTCTGTTTTGAAAATAATTTTTTACTTTTTTTATTTCAAAATAATTAAAACTATTATTTTTAGAATATTTTAAATAATCCATAAAATCTATAACATTTACTTTGTAGCTATCATTAAACATTTTGAATACAATATTCTGTGCTTCTCCATGATTATATGCTTTTATATATTTCTTATCCTCTTCTGGAAATTTTATCTTTAAATCTTCTTCAAATTCATCTAAATCTTTATTCGATAATCTTTTTATGTTTTTCCATATCATTTTATCTAAATTTTTTAATAATTTTTTTTCCATGTGGATTTTTACCTCCCAAATATTTTATTATAAATTTTTCCTAATGAATTTCCTCCCATATGCCCAGTTTTATGTACTGTTTCTACAACTGGTTCCAAACAATCTCTTAAAGCATTATGATTCCATGTATACATGACACCATCTAGTTTAAAATTACTTTTTGTGGGAAAACTTATTCTCTCTTTTAGTTTATAATATATACTATTTTTATCTGTTGTGTTTTTTAATAGTTTTTTTAATTTACTATTAGCTGAATTTGGATGATTCTTAAAAGTTTTTCCTAAATCTGAAAATGGTATGGATAATTTGTCTAACCTATTTCCTTTAAAAAATGCATGATAAAACTCCATTTCAACTTCTACTCCATCTACTACCATTTTTTTCTTTAACTTTTTAAACAATACATCCCCATATTTTATTGTACCTTTCCATTTTCTTCCTAATTTCTCTCCTTTTTTTTGAAAAGTTTATCAAGAACCTCAACATTAGGGTACCCTTTCAATTTTACTTTTATATGTTTTTTCCCTAACTTTTTTGCTTCTTCTACAGCATTTTCTACTTGTTTAGCAATTGCAGGACAGTTTCCATTATGAACCAGCATATCTTCTTCTGTTATCAGATAGTTATGGTTATCCTCCACTTCCAAGTCATACATTATTTTCGGATTAACATTTCTAGTTATCTCTTTTGCTTCTAAACTTATTATTTCACCAGTCAACGTGTATACTTTTGTCTCTAGATCCAGTTCTTCTGCTGTTATCCATTCTCCGTCTGATGTCATAAATTCATGATTAAATGTTGTTTCTATTTCTATATTTTCTTTAAATTTTAATTTTAATGTATTTTCTTGATTATAGGTTTTTAATACTTCTAATACTGGCTTTAATTCTATTTCTCCTGTTAACAAATTATATGAGTATATAAACTCTCCCTTCTTAATATTTTCTATTTTTACATATCCATTTGGAGTTCTTACAAGTGTTCCTTTCTATTCTTCTGATGAGTATAAAAATTTATCTCCTGCCTATTTTTTTAATTTTCTGAAATATTCTCTAACTTACCATCTTTATATATTTCAAAATATTCTAACTTTCCATTTACATCATAATATTCTGTTTTTCCATTTAATTCATTATTTTCATAAGTTTCAACACAGCTTAATATTCCTTTTTTATCATAGTATTTAGTAATTCCGTTTAATTTATCTTCTTTATAAGTTTTGACAGTTCCCAGTATATCATTCTGGTAATAGTACCTTACTTCTCCATGTAGTTTTCCAAGTCTATATTCCTTTTCCCAGTTTAAATTTTCACTATCTGGATAGTAATATTTAGAAATACCCTCCAAATAATTTTTTTTATAATTTTCTAAACTCACAATAATACCATTTTCATCATATCTTTTCGATATTCCTTCTATTTTATCTTCAAAATAATTTGTAATTTCTTTTATATTTCCATTTTTATAATAGATTTCCCATTTTCCACTTTTTTCATTGTTAATAAATTCTCCCGTTTTCTCTATTTGATTTTTATAATCTCCATAATAATAAATAGATTTTCCATTTAATTTTCCGTTTACAAAATTTCTTTTTGACTTGATAATATTG
This is a stretch of genomic DNA from Leptotrichia hofstadii. It encodes these proteins:
- a CDS encoding SMI1/KNR4 family protein — its product is MEKKLLKNLDKMIWKNIKRLSNKDLDEFEEDLKIKFPEEDKKYIKAYNHGEAQNIVFKMFNDSYKVNVIDFMDYLKYSKNNSFNYFEIKKVKNYFQNRKLIPLITGLIFENRRENHEFEKEYQYEIYEDVKDCTFMYDFTTSPKNPDIICVCYTYEQKIKMPNFKTTSKLLDGSIIEEKIGKKILDLFKYMYIENKKIDIEKITWEFKENATKEEIEEFQKEIGLKFPKKYLDLLNYARERSIEYYSTIFKKKSSRKCC
- a CDS encoding toxin-antitoxin system YwqK family antitoxin gives rise to the protein MNIVRLDENDKFYDYFNIDIIDDVEVITKDGERFTGEIETYGPGNELSIRGTIIDGLREGKWAYYFENGELRGFNEYKKGKLNGRAEEYSKDGKLILKGQFLDNKKTGYWYWYYENGVVESEGSYKEDKREGEYILRYENNAISLLTNFKDGMEDGEVVSYYETGELQAKYKRVQDKTVGDYFLYYKNGNIKITGNFVDGKKEGKWLSYYEDAKLEIEENYYNNELNGEIFGYYKNGNIEYESRWKNGKKEGKTYYYFENGQKKLEEIYRNNKLEGERVTYFNIGKVFQIENYKSGKLDGEKIIYTDYDNDLKYQKIDYINGKMNGDFIIYNDDGKTIESIERYLNDKLEGFTEYYDELGNLILKQKFHEDELISEENF
- a CDS encoding toxin-antitoxin system YwqK family antitoxin, producing the protein MKVKKINYKSPIKENFQIKKLYGKRVLFDEGKEFEGKLELQYDNGNIHSEGEIKRGLKIGEWKTYYKTGEVSDIEYYENGVLNGVITKYYKNGNIKSECYYEKGKKDGLEKEYYETGILNVKRRYINNKKDGETVIYDRNEKITLVRNYKNDLQNGMEVDYFDYDNNIIKSKRNFVNGKLNGKSIYYYGDYKNQIEKTGEFINNEKSGKWEIYYKNGNIKEITNYFEDKIEGISKRYDENGIIVSLENYKKNYLEGISKYYYPDSENLNWEKEYRLGKLHGEVRYYYQNDILGTVKTYKEDKLNGITKYYDKKGILSCVETYENNELNGKTEYYDVNGKLEYFEIYKDGKLENISEN
- a CDS encoding SMI1/KNR4 family protein, which codes for MEKLLENWDKAIWENIIKIDGKMLNEVEKKLKVKFPMADKKYIKAYNNARSVNIVFRIEREEFKVDFSNFNIDFLEMNTKFFLSLIETYFPSQKIVYILSGREKVNTKIEETVLIYYKQYEICYDFTKNEEEAEFCLIIYEEVVEKDGIEILKKEIVEGTVKKEKLENVHSLKDLFEYMYITDEKVEKEEVFYIFRETATENEIKKFEEELGIKFPENYENMLNRAREEGVRLYPKKWKIKVPRGVMEYDTGMYIDLKDVKETYEIFLEEHKPYPKKLIAIALYGNGDYACLDYRGKLNTTLKEPKITYYVHDEIGNRRFIHLADSYDKFLDMIEIDEEEIERKEKEIEESYFYGEQPLED
- a CDS encoding SMI1/KNR4 family protein; this translates as MIQQYLKKKVPENVVDTGNYISLKDIKENYNIFLKYHKPYPKKLIPIRECGGGDYICLDYRGKLNTTLKEPKITYYVHDEIGNRRFIHLADSYDEFLDMIEIDEEEIAEREKEIKESYFYGEQPLEDD
- a CDS encoding coiled-coil domain-containing protein, with product MKNLKEIINYEDCEKRTKKSKYFTEIFFEKYPVKYRELLEKYEWVPFLDNVVCRIDKKYVTKEYVLCVGGQKGKDNFFYPYSLDLENDLIEENYNEIIDFIEEIDEEARNHEDRIETLKKEIERKEINKEEIQSAYREIENAEEKILSLQDILLASPLNVENYIPLTSYDYAILLFNKTTGGIDYFAKDDYVGTFEIAGSFDEFIENLYVKDDEGKNYQDLIQAREVRKAIEDAVEAENEE